Proteins encoded by one window of Salvia splendens isolate huo1 chromosome 5, SspV2, whole genome shotgun sequence:
- the LOC121805866 gene encoding lys-63-specific deubiquitinase BRCC36-like, with protein MSLTSVKMSEDVWLTCLTHALSTETEEIMGLLLGDIQSTKNGVTALIWGALPQPRSDRQKDRVETNPEQLTAASVHAERMTMATGTTTRVIGWYHSHPHITVLPSHVDVRTQAMYQLLDPGFIGLIFSCFSEDAQKVGRIQVIAFQSMDGKQGHMMQPLSLTPVQKSSVIDLESSMSSSDNAIAVFGSSKGETMEQDTGDSEAAGRVSKGSGKSPRLGGFLANATANTGNNSHANSLNDAINGLDPMDMTEGMQEAMHLSTLEMSGAEYIRKEIPLHVLPTSSLLSIDSPLSSFTYLQRVLYEEEKTAYNQAMAQNTRDGKVHPLSFIHHTATYKSSMCKMIEYCLSPAMTVLQDRLRENEIQLNLLVEEANLLESEVSRGGPSNSAPRSPSQGHRSSTSGHRDLYPTDLSQVKNVGGSRSRRGSQS; from the exons ATGTCTCTAACGAGCGTGAAGATGTCGGAGGATGTGTGGTTGACGTGTCTGACCCATGCATTGTCCACTGAGACTGAGGAGATCATGGGCCTTCTTCTTGGTGATATTCAG AGCACAAAGAATGGTGTTACTGCATTGATTTGGGGAGCACTTCCACAACCACGTTCTGATCGACAAAAGGATAGAGTTGAGACTAACCCAGAGCAGCTGACTGCTGCATCAGTTCATGCTGAG AGAATGACAATGGCAACGGGAACTACAACTAGAGTAATTGGCTGGTATCACTCGCATCCTCATATCACAGTCCTACCATCTCATGTTG ATGTGCGGACTCAAGCAATGTATCAGCTATTGGATCCTGGGTTTATTGGTTTGATTTTTTCCTGTTTCAGTGAAGATGCTCAAAAG GTCGGAAGGATTCAAGTCATTGCATTTCAGTCTATGGATGGGAAGCAGGGTCACATGATGCAACCTCTTTCTCTCACTCCCGTTCAAAAAAGTTCTGTTATAGATTTAGAGTCTTCCATGAGTTCTTCAGACAATGCAATTGCTGTGTTTGGCTCTTCCAAAGGAGAAACTATGGAACAAGACACTGGAGATTCGGAGGCAGCTGGTAGGGTTTCGAAG GGCTCGGGGAAATCACCACGTTTGGGAGGTTTTTTGGCTAATGCTACTGCTAATACAGGAAACAATAGTCATGCTAACAGTTTGAATGATGCGATTAATGGTTTGGATCCCATGGATATGACTGAAGGTATGCAAGAAGCGATGCATTTGTCAACTTTGGAGATGAG TGGTGCAGAATATATCAGAAAGGAAATTCCTCTTCATGTTCTCCCTACATCATCCCTTCTGAGTATTGATTCTCCTTTGTCATCTTTTACATATCTCCAACGGGTACTGTATGAAGAAGAGAAGACTGCATATAATCAAGCAATGGCACAAAACACGAG GGACGGCAAAGTTCACCCCCTCTCTTTCATTCATCACACAGCCACATACAAGTCTTCCATGTGCAAAATGATTGAGTACTG CTTGAGTCCTGCCATGACTGTTCTTCAAGATCGCTTgagagaaaatgaaattcaG TTAAATCTGCTCGTGGAAGAAGCCAATCTACTGGAATCAGAGGTCTCAAGAGGAGGCCCCTCAAATTCTGCCCCTCGCTCTCCATCTCAGGGGCATCGGAGCAGTACCTCTGGTCACAGGGACCTGTATCCGACGGATTTGAGCCAGGTAAAAAATGTGGGTGGTAGCCGGAGCCGAAGAGGGTCCCAGTCGTGA